CACAGAGACCTCCTTTCTGCTCTGAGGCATTTTGCGTGCACCATAGAGACATTAAGCATTCTACCATTCCACTCGACCTGGACTGACAACTGCTGCTCTGACATGGAGGATATTAATGGGTTCCTTAGCCCTTGCTTCCACATGATCCAAAGGTTTGGATGCGCGTCAGCCCtttcattatgaataaaatcagtCGCGAAACCGATTTTACTAAAAAGGCTTTTTGGAAATTTATTCATAGCCACCATTGGCTcgaacatacaaatgatatcagGAGAATTCTCACGGGCTATCTTCAACAAGGCAATCCTAGCTGATGCCTTCTTAATTCTGCGGATGTTCCAGAAGAGGACTTTCATGGATGCCTAGATGTTGGGATTTGGTCGACTCTAGCTGGTCGACCCACTTTCTGCACctgttttcccttctttctttgcaTTCTAACCCAGCCTTGCTGCCTCTCTTCCCTTGCCACAGCTGCTGAATCTACCATTGCAGCCGCCTTGTGAGCATCGTCGCGATTGGCACCATCACAGGTGGCACCATGCGTGCTCCTGCGCACAATCTCAAGGTGATGATCACCGGCATCAGGGCTGCTGCCGATCCAGGATCCAGAGATCTGATTGATAGGACCTTGGgtatgtccaagatccataccCATTGCTGCCTGACCTACTTCTATACTCAAATCGAGCACAACCTTCAACTAAGGATCTCCATACGGATTGTTAgcaatttcaaaatttggaatCTCATGTTGACTGGAATTCCTATTATTTGTGGAAAGAGAATCCACATTGGAGCCCAAAGGAGAAGGTCTCCTTGATGGAGGCGTCAAATCCTCCCTAGGAGTCTCAACGCCCCCACTTGCCATGTTTAAGGAGCTTTCCAAAATAGGAGAGTCCTCCCTGTCAtttcctctctcctccatgGCCAGTTCAGCAGCCCCTAATGCCTCCTCCCTACCATCGTGTAAGGTGGCCCCATCTTCACCGGCATCACGAGCATCCCCCTACTAAGATCGACGTGAATTGATAAACTTatttctcgaaacattttttaCAGACATtttgccactaaaaaacccaatagtatcatcggatgcccaaaagatAGAGAGCATTCGGTTgcttctttttaggtttaaatagttgagagatttatcgggcacaacagctttttttctctctcaaatttgtttgtAGAAACGATAAAACAAGTcctacttgtttcgtcaaagttgtttctagaattgtaaatagacataaattttgatttatgtttctagaaattggtgaaacggaacaactttttatcaaacgctttctaggctgtttctccatttttgggaataagaaaaagcagaaatggtagaaacgaaacgttgtcaaatggtgccttagtGAGTTTGTTGGGTTATTGTGCTCAAGGGGATAAACGCGCTCTGGTTTATGAGTTCATGGAGAATGGATCCTTAGATAAGTACATCTACAAAGAAGAAACCAAGTAGAAGGAGAGATCAATGATGGAAGTTTTCAACCTTTAAGCTATAAACAAATGAATGCTATAGCTTTAGAGACAGCTAGGGGGATATTGTACTTACACCAAGACTGTAGAATTAGGATCCTACATTGTGACCTTAAACCTCACAATGTGTTATTGGATGCCAATTTCACAGCAAAAGTCGCCGATTTTGGGATTTGCTAAGATGATTGATAAGGATCATAGCCATGTTTCCCTAACGGGGGCTCAAGGCACACCAGGGTTTGTGGCTGAAAATTTTTGGTCCAGTGACTGAGAAATCCGATGTGTCCAGTTTTGGGATGCTGCTTCTAGAGATGGTTGGTGGTAGAAAGAACTATGATTCAGGGGCAAATGATGAATCAAGCCAAGTTTATTTTCCTTTATGGGCGTTTAACAAGGTTAAGAATGGTGTCTCCTTCACCAATGAGAAGAGTGGACAATAATGCTACAATTTTGATTGATAATGAAGAGATGATCAAAGAGAAGTAAATGATGATCAAGATGAGGAGGTTGTGGAGAGGATTTGTTTGGTAGGTTTATGGTGCATTCAACAAATACCTTCCAATAGGCGATACATGGATAGAGTGATTCAAATGTTGGAAGGGAGTGTTGAGGTAGGGATACCCTTAAACCCATTTCCACCGGAGATGGACCCAAATactgaaaatttcaattattgcCCTTCTATTTATTTAAGTGTTGAAGATCACAACCTTCACCCTGTTGTTTATTACAGTGTTGGTAGTGGAACTGAGTCCAATGAACATCACAAATAAATGGTGTTCCTTCAATCTTCAAATGTAGAAAGACAAATGTTCTTGTAATGTTATAGCTTCATGAATATTACAAAGTTAAGAGCTCCCGAACTGAATTGATCCTTATCAGACTCGTTTTGGTTTGGGGTATGACGGGACATGTTGAAAATCAGATCGTTCTAAACCGATCAACATCTAGACAGAAAACTGAACcaaatgaaaccaataaaataaccaaaaaaaaaaaaaatattaataataacaataataattaaggactatgaggttatgaataggtgaattgattatccattgatttcaatattgtTACAAGTCAATGAGTATCAGGTTATGAACAGGAAAACTGATTTGTAACAATGCTTCTATCGATCTCCTTGGtcactatacaaaattagttagacaattaaatgaatgatttgatagtaagggtattttgagaTTTCATgtcacggtctccacttaagtTGCTGATGTATAGATGGAGAATCGATgaggaatcgaacctgagaccgtgcgctTATCCGCACAATCTCCAATTTACCccctaaccatctggacaaCCCATGGATGGGTACACctacacacacacccacacacacaatgcatacgacagggttcgatcccatgACCTCCTCTCCTGGGTGCCAACTCTTCAAGCCAGAGCTGCCACCACTAGCCCTATTCATGATAGTTTACTTGTTTGATTTTGGGGAAGATGATCTGAAGTGTTTTTactgaatctttactcactataagttatgaatgcaAGATTTCATTGTGGTTCAAATTTGAAAACATGCCAATCTAAACTAAagtgaaaaattgaaataaattgaaactgtATTTGACCATTTAACCCTCATTCCTAGATTGAAACCAATTCAATCTGATTTGAGACCAAGTTGAATCCACCATTTAACACCTCTTAGTCACCCCTgcccccacaccccacaccccacacccacCCACACGCACACACAAANNNNNNNNNNNNNNNNNNNNttttggtagaaattttttCTAACCTTTGATGGAGGAGCCTTGAAGGACCTTAATTGAATATCAGGAACTTCCCATTAGGGATCAACATAGGGGTGGACCCTCTAACAAAAAATTTGGGATGACCACCTGTTTGTTGTATGACTTCAATTTCTGGCCTCtatgaacttacttggtgttgcAGGATGTACATAGGGATCAGAAGCTAGGGGTCTCCTTCAAGGACTTCAAGGTGCCAAAGAGCAAGTCTAGGGAGAAATACGAGTTTAGACTGACAGTGAGGTAGATTTCTTGGTTTAAGGATATTGGTCAATCATCTTTGATTTGGACTTTATTTCCTTTGATGTTTGATATTTATAAAGTTCTACTAACTTTTAGATCTGTGAATATGGTGAAAAAAAATAGATGAGTGATATATTTCCTCCTATGATCGGTCAAATACGTCCTGGCCTAAAAACGTCTTggtatattttattatagatCCATCTAGGTGCCTGAAATTTGGTGAAGCGGCACACTATTTTTCATTTGGAAGTACATAGGTAAGTCCATGTGGCCGAGGATCTATTTTCATTATGGAAAATGGATCAAACCTTAATTTAAAATTTAGTAAAATTAAGAATATGCCATCAGATGAAAATgactataaaatgacatttttgtaattttaactatttcctctactcattttaagttgaaattGTATTAAACAGATGCTTCCTAGTCCCATTCATAAGAATTTTATCTTGTTATACATAAATAAGGTCAAACTTATTTGGTTGGTCCAAAAAGCAGCCACATGACTTGTTAGATGGGAACACACTTTTATAGATAGGTAGATGTATCCTATGGTTCTTAGCCCACTAGTTAAGTTTCAGCCCAATTGGATTTTGCCATATAACAAAATTATAGCTTTGAAAATCCACATGTACATGCAGAAGGGTGCTTGGAGAAAATGGGAAggtgttttgattttatttggatttggaatctgACACATGATAAATCTAAACATTGTCCTCTCTATCCAACAGTTGAAATTACCTCACCATCTCGTAATATGATAGAACACATGAACCTTATCAAATTGgaccatgaaatggaaaattctccatataaaagaaaattgatggTTCGTTTGgtcttcaatcttttttttcgCTGGAAGGTCAGAAAATGTattaaaaatagagaagaaaagggaaaaaatataatacaaccTGAGAGCCAGAAGCgagtctccaccttcggcattgccatcaacggAGACTCACTTCTGCTATCTCATAAATCTAAATCTCGTTCTTCCTGCATCATCTAAAAACAGCTCGCTCATGATGCGATGAGGGAGGATTACATTGTCAGAAGAGGTCCCAGTCTTGGCTATTTCTTTGGCCAAATAATCTGCATTCGGATTAGCTTCCCTGTAACAATGCGAGATCTTCCAAGTAATGTTATTTAAATAACTGAGAAGGTGGCTCCATTCCTGacaaacaaaccaaggaataaGCCTATGGTGGAATAGGCCAACCGCTGCAGAGGAATTTGACTCTATTCAAAGGTGATTAAAATTGCTTTCGCGAGCAAGAGAAATCCCCTTAATTATACTCCAAATCTCCACCGAGAAACTGTCAGTGACATCTAGAAAAATGTGATAGCAGAACAGCATTCTACCATCATGATCTCTGAATACACCTCCCCCCCCTGCACGCCCTGGGTTGTCCAAAGAGCAGCCATATGTGTTAAGTTTCACCCAACCACGCATGGGCTTGCACCAGTGAACTTCCAGGATAGGATTTGAGTTTTGAGAGGACGTAGAGAGATGCAGTCTTCTGCACAAGGTGATGTCCTCAACAGATCTGGGATAAATTTTTTGGCTGCTAGATATAAATTGGATGTCCCCTTTAATATTGCTAAAAATCATGTCTAAACTTCTTTTCGTCCCTTCAAAACGCCTTTGGTTTCTTTCTTGCCAGATTGCAGCCAGAGAAGAGAACAAGGCAATCACCCAAGCCTCTTTGAGGGGCCAATTTTTAGCTTTGTTTTTCCACCAAGACTCCAAATCAATTATTGAAGCTTTAGAAGACCATGTCAAGTTAAAAAGACCAACAATCATTCTCCATAAGTCAGAGGAAAATCTGCAAGCAAGAAACAAGTGGCATATGGATTCAGAGTTGGAGCCACATAGGTCACAACGAGATGGGAAATAGATACCCTTTGCTTGAATTTGGTCATCAGTTGGGATTTTCCCATGGATCAGGCACCAGCCCAGAATGGATAGTCTTGGTGGAATATGCTTGCTCCATACAAAAGAGGACCAAGGAACCTTGGGTTTAGAGAACCTCAAGTCGTTCTATGCCGAATTGACTAAGAAGGTCCCCATAGAGTCTACGCTACACAAGCATCTGTCCTCCATAGGGAGAGAGGGTAGCTTGACGGCCTCTATCCTTTGGAAGATCTCTGCAAGAAAATCAAATTGCACTGGAGGCAGCGCCCAAGACCATCAACAATAAAGTCAGCCACagtttgattaaggtttgagGAAAGCCCTTCGTTCAACTCGAAGAGAACCCCTATGGGTTTAGGCCCAAGCCAGTTATCGTtccagaaatttattttccttccgTTGCCAATGATCCATCTCTCATTGTCCGAAATAAATCTCCACATTCTTCTTATACCCAGCCAAATGGAAGAGCGCCTATAAGAGCGTCTAAGAAGGCCTGAGCGAGATAAAAACCTTGCTTGAAGCAGTCTGCTCAGCTGGGAATCTTCTGCCTTGATTGACCATGCTAGTTTGGCAATTAAAGCCATATTAACCTTACGCTTTCTGATGCCAAGACCCCCCTCATCCTTGGGTTTAAAAATTGTATCCCATTTGATAGTGGTAGCCTTAAAAGAGTCTATCTCACCAGTCCATATAAAATTCTTCATCCACTTTTCAAGATTCATGATTAAAGGAgtaggccaccagtaaactgAAAAGTTGTGCAATGACATTCTAGAGATGACAGACTTTACAAGTTCAACTCTCCCTGCCATGGACAAAAGTTTGCCCTTCAAGCCAGCCAGCTTGGCTTTAATTTTGTCCATAACAGGGAGAAGTGGATCTCTTTTCACTCGGCTTTGGAAGATCTCAACGCCCAGGTATTTTGTTTGGAAGTTGCAACAAGGAATTTCCAACTCTTCTGCAATCCACTGCTTCCTTACTAAAGGATTTTTCCCCAAGAACAACTTACTTTTCTCTAAATTAAAAAACTGTCCAGAGCATTTTTGATAGATAGCAAGGAAAGACTTCAAATTTCTAACATACCTCTTAGAAGCGTTCATAAAAATGAAGACGTCATCAGCAAATAAGAGATGCGTAGGGACATCAGCACCACGAGGACCCAATAGAGGCTTTATCTAAGATTTATCAGCTAAGTCACTCATGCCACGGCAGAGAACCTCTTCGGCAATAATGAATAGGATGGGGGAGATGGGATCTCCTTGACGAAGCCCTCTGCTGACTTTGAAAAAACCCACAGGACTGCCATTCAGGAGCACTGAAATCCTGGCCCACTGAAGCAAGGTATGAATCCAGCCAATCATTTTTCCAGAGAAACCAAACCGTCTGAGCACTTGGAATAGAAAATCCCAGGAGATAGTGTCAAACGCCTTTTTGACGTCTACCTTGAGTCTAAGACCGCCTCCTCTAGAGGTCTGCCCCATTAAGTTTGCCAATTTTGAGGCTAGACAGATATTGTCTTAATAAGCTTCCCTTTCTGAAAGGCTCCCTGCTCTTGCGAAATAATTTTTGGCAAAACACTAGAGATACGAGAGGCCATTATTTTAAATAggattttgcaaaaaaaattccccatgcataatGGATGGAATTTGTCAAGAGAATTGGTCCCCTCCACCTTAGGAATTAATaacaagaaattattattaataccaTGGGGAAGAATACCTGATGAAAAAAATCCCTTGACTGCTCTGTAGACATCGTCATGGATTATATCCCAGCATTTTCTGAAGAACACTCCCGTTAAGCCATCAGGGCTTGGAGAGCTGTCCGGATCGAGGTCCCACATCGCTCTCTTGATCACATCTTCAGAGGGAATGGCATCCAGCATCTCTTGGTCCGAATCCTGAAGAATTCTGGGAATGTAGTTAAAAATCTGGGGGTGATCCTCCAGTTCTACTTTCTTGTGAAATGTCTCATAAAATTCCGCCAAATAGGATCCCATCTGATCTCGATCACTGATATCAACTCCATCCTCAGTAGTGATGCATCTAATAGTGTTTTTGGATCTCTTGATCCTGGTCATGACGTGAAAAAATCTGGAACATCTGTCCCCTTCCTTAAGCCATCTAACCTTGGATTTTTGAAGCCACAATTTCTCCTGGT
Above is a genomic segment from Macadamia integrifolia cultivar HAES 741 unplaced genomic scaffold, SCU_Mint_v3 scaffold3183, whole genome shotgun sequence containing:
- the LOC122067871 gene encoding uncharacterized protein LOC122067871, whose protein sequence is MENQEKLWLQKSKVRWLKEGDRCSRFFHVMTRIKRSKNTIRCITTEDGVDISDRDQMGSYLAEFYETFHKKVELEDHPQIFNYIPRILQDSDQEMLDAIPSEDVIKRAMWDLDPDSSPSPDGLTGVFFRKCWDIIHDDVYRAVKGFFSSVLRRFGFSGKMIGWIHTLLQWARISVLLNGSPIKPLLGPRGADVPTHLLFADDVFIFMNASKRYVRNLKSFLAIYQKCSGQFFNLEKSKLFLGKNPLVRKQWIAEELEIPCCNFQTKYLGVEIFQSRVKRDPLLPVMDKIKAKLAGLKGKLLSMAGRVELVKSVISRMSLHNFSVYWWPTPLIMNLEKWMKNFIWTGEIDSFKATTIKWDTIFKPKDEGGLGIRKRKVNMALIAKLAWSIKAEDSQLSRLLQARFLSRSGLLRRSYRRSSIWLGIRRMWRFISDNERWIIGNGRKINFWNDNWLGPKPIGVLFELNEGLSSNLNQTVADFIVDGLGRCLQCNLIFLQRSSKG